A single Desulfuromonadaceae bacterium DNA region contains:
- a CDS encoding NAD-glutamate dehydrogenase — protein sequence MSTPNIFIAHDNDRHSPEIDRITREVEAFPGTGFSDLQQALFHHLIAFTPAAYFQRLDPSLLAKIFSRIDRFFSAREQHVHVCIIPGACTTRYPLLMVNAVDAPYLLDSSQMLLNREGIPFRVVCHPILTVARAHGQVTRLSSQGGSGSQESLQLIELLCHDDLISRELTLRLEQVIEQTLDVARNRQSHYQLLKKLATQLPTKESRELLKWMCADNFVPLQYRSLLVTADNAEFIAEDTAAGRGPELWPAPELEAQDRMAMMTSFLHRDRHLVIEELELQSPVCRPEPLIYLGLRVADDAGVHEHIFCGFFTAQSFDDQIDSVPVLRRRIGAALNTLKLAVGSYDYRKSSDILNDFPKAELFQLSDEDLLTLIKSFVYLYRYRSVKIIVTRSLAVSGLSFLIMLPREFYSEQNRLKIEGFLRRTLKAEYMRSRMPRPTADYLSFQLHAYVPEVPQQLDIHRIEYALTHLTRPWPLKLQMLLQRHYGEDHGHLINSRYVGAFCTEYRQTIHPRFAVRDIVQLERVAADQQDRFDLWGPFLAAESYFRLQFYSVSEHDLNTLFPLLENLGISVIDEVDFEVSHPAQKLYIKSFKLREASSGGAIGPVRKRLLEILHALRAGAVENDYLNRLLLPTGLDWRAIDVFRGYRNYYFQLGNPFTKKRVAFSLIRNPQVAKLLFAYFAARFKDEPRWSDPAVREEEALMPLRLELLSALNAVADVNEDTILRALFNLIDSTVRTNYFNRIDSDDYFFAFKISAIGIIEMPAPRPLYEIYVHSASMEGIHLRGGRVARGGIRWSDRPDDFRTEILGLMKTQMTKNALIVPVGSKGGFVVKEEWSDRESGARLSSAAYQRLMRGLLDLTDNRVGKEIVRPAGIVAYDDTDPYLVVAADKGTAHLSDTANAISAAYGFWLDDAFASGGSHGYDHKELAITARGAWECVKTHFREIGINPEVAPISVVGIGDMSGDVFGNGMLLSKTVQLRAAFDHRHIFLDPNPDPASSWRERQRLFQLPRSSWEDYSAALISPGGGVYPRHAKDIPLSAEVRRWLNIRHESLDANSLISKLLSAEVDLLWNGGIGTYVKASDETNDMVGDRTNDNVRVNASELQAKVIGEGGNLGMTQRARVEYASHGGRINTDAIDNSAGVDCSDHEVNLKILMLQPTVHAQLADSAERNRVLADVTDIVCAMVLRNNYRQSLSLSLELKRCSAYPERHLALAERLDRGGVMDRKGESIPPAKVIMARDRRRFERPELAILMAYAKMHLFHTLIDSGVLDQPVYRPILDSYFPAPIQQRFANEFAHHPLCCEIIATVLTNNIIDQAGSSIIFDLMRETDASAFDVAERYLLFDAVINGDELRAAIYAGDYRMPAERQHEVLLRLEQLLYELCRRTLNNGEVLNFSTAEIERQSTLLAEYAKSLGGVIAADDWENYRAEAERLCTEGFSDEQARVLACLPLFVDFIDVAELATAVSCDFYTAANMVNEITRRFAITEIVPLIASRKADRWEQRAAELLTDDFRATLYQLSRQVITKNNGNLDAYCALRRRSERNYLRLLKDVRTAPAANLHPFTVLLAAFRSLVIE from the coding sequence ATGTCGACTCCAAACATTTTTATTGCACACGACAATGACCGCCATTCCCCTGAAATCGATCGCATTACCAGGGAAGTAGAAGCTTTTCCGGGAACCGGGTTCAGCGATTTACAGCAGGCATTGTTTCATCATCTCATCGCGTTTACTCCAGCCGCATATTTCCAGCGGCTGGATCCCTCCCTGCTCGCTAAAATCTTTTCACGTATTGACCGGTTTTTTTCTGCGCGGGAGCAGCATGTCCACGTCTGCATCATTCCCGGAGCCTGCACCACGCGCTATCCTCTGCTGATGGTTAATGCTGTCGATGCCCCGTATCTGCTTGATTCCAGCCAGATGTTGCTGAATCGCGAGGGGATCCCGTTTCGTGTTGTCTGTCATCCGATTCTGACCGTGGCCCGGGCGCATGGTCAGGTCACCCGCTTGTCTTCGCAAGGAGGATCCGGATCCCAGGAGTCCCTGCAGTTGATCGAACTTCTCTGCCATGACGATTTGATTTCGCGTGAACTGACCCTTCGACTTGAACAGGTCATTGAGCAAACCCTTGACGTGGCTCGCAACCGGCAGTCACATTATCAACTGCTGAAAAAACTGGCTACGCAGCTGCCAACCAAGGAAAGCAGGGAGTTGCTGAAATGGATGTGCGCAGATAATTTTGTGCCGCTGCAATACCGTTCTTTGCTGGTTACTGCTGATAATGCCGAATTTATTGCGGAAGATACGGCGGCCGGGCGAGGTCCCGAGCTTTGGCCCGCTCCTGAACTGGAGGCACAGGACAGGATGGCAATGATGACCTCGTTTCTGCACCGCGACCGTCATCTGGTGATCGAAGAGCTTGAGCTTCAAAGCCCGGTTTGCCGCCCGGAACCACTCATCTATCTGGGCTTGCGTGTGGCTGATGATGCCGGTGTTCATGAGCACATATTCTGCGGATTCTTTACCGCACAATCCTTTGATGATCAGATCGACAGCGTACCTGTTCTTCGGCGGCGCATTGGCGCAGCGTTAAATACCCTCAAACTTGCCGTCGGTTCGTACGATTATCGCAAGTCGAGCGACATCCTGAACGACTTTCCCAAGGCTGAGCTTTTTCAGTTAAGTGATGAGGATCTGCTTACCCTGATCAAATCGTTTGTCTATCTTTATCGTTATCGTTCCGTAAAAATTATTGTCACGCGCAGTCTGGCGGTCAGCGGGCTGTCGTTTCTGATCATGTTGCCGCGCGAATTTTACTCTGAGCAGAATCGTTTGAAAATCGAGGGATTTCTGCGCCGCACGCTAAAAGCTGAGTACATGCGCTCGCGCATGCCGCGACCGACGGCGGACTATCTGTCATTTCAGCTTCACGCTTACGTGCCTGAAGTTCCACAGCAACTGGATATTCACCGCATCGAATATGCGTTAACCCATCTCACCCGCCCCTGGCCGCTCAAACTGCAAATGCTGTTACAGCGCCATTACGGCGAGGACCACGGTCACCTGATAAATTCCCGTTATGTTGGGGCTTTCTGTACTGAATACCGGCAGACCATTCATCCACGTTTCGCGGTGCGTGATATCGTCCAGCTTGAACGCGTAGCAGCAGATCAGCAGGATCGTTTCGATCTCTGGGGGCCATTTCTCGCCGCTGAGTCGTACTTTCGACTCCAGTTTTACAGTGTGTCCGAGCACGACCTGAATACCCTCTTTCCGCTACTGGAAAATCTCGGGATCAGTGTTATCGACGAGGTTGACTTCGAGGTTTCCCACCCGGCGCAAAAACTGTATATCAAAAGCTTCAAACTCCGTGAAGCATCATCTGGCGGGGCGATCGGACCGGTCCGCAAGAGATTGCTCGAAATCCTTCACGCCCTGCGTGCAGGTGCGGTAGAAAATGACTATCTCAATCGACTCCTGCTCCCCACCGGACTGGACTGGCGGGCGATCGATGTTTTTCGCGGTTATCGCAATTATTACTTCCAGCTGGGGAACCCGTTCACCAAAAAACGGGTGGCATTTTCACTGATCAGGAATCCCCAGGTGGCGAAGCTGCTCTTTGCATACTTTGCCGCCAGGTTCAAGGATGAACCCCGCTGGTCCGATCCGGCTGTGCGCGAGGAAGAAGCACTCATGCCGCTGCGGCTGGAACTGCTGTCTGCCCTGAATGCTGTTGCCGATGTCAACGAAGATACGATTTTGCGCGCACTGTTCAACTTGATCGATTCGACCGTCAGAACAAATTATTTCAACCGGATCGACAGTGATGATTATTTCTTTGCTTTCAAAATCAGTGCTATCGGCATTATCGAAATGCCTGCACCGCGACCACTTTACGAAATTTATGTTCATTCCGCGTCAATGGAGGGGATCCACCTGCGCGGTGGACGTGTTGCCCGGGGAGGGATTCGCTGGTCCGATCGCCCCGATGATTTTCGCACGGAAATCCTTGGTTTGATGAAAACCCAGATGACCAAAAATGCGTTGATCGTTCCGGTTGGATCGAAAGGCGGGTTTGTGGTCAAGGAAGAATGGTCGGATCGCGAGAGTGGCGCGCGACTCTCCAGTGCGGCGTATCAGCGGCTTATGCGCGGACTCCTTGACCTGACCGACAATCGGGTCGGGAAGGAGATTGTCCGCCCGGCAGGGATCGTTGCCTACGATGATACCGATCCCTATCTGGTGGTCGCGGCCGACAAGGGAACCGCCCATCTTTCCGACACCGCCAACGCTATTTCCGCAGCATACGGTTTCTGGCTTGATGATGCCTTCGCCAGCGGCGGTTCGCACGGTTACGATCACAAGGAGCTGGCGATCACGGCGCGTGGCGCATGGGAATGTGTCAAAACCCACTTTCGCGAGATCGGGATCAATCCTGAAGTTGCCCCGATCAGTGTTGTCGGTATCGGTGACATGAGTGGCGATGTTTTTGGTAACGGCATGTTGCTGTCAAAAACAGTTCAACTGCGGGCGGCGTTCGATCATCGGCATATATTTCTCGATCCGAACCCCGATCCTGCCAGCAGCTGGCGTGAGCGACAACGGCTCTTTCAGCTGCCGCGTTCCAGCTGGGAAGATTATTCCGCTGCACTGATTTCTCCCGGTGGCGGGGTTTACCCCCGGCACGCCAAAGATATCCCCCTCTCTGCCGAGGTGCGACGCTGGTTGAATATTCGTCATGAATCGCTTGATGCCAACAGCCTGATCAGCAAGCTGCTCAGCGCAGAGGTCGATTTGCTCTGGAACGGCGGGATTGGAACCTATGTCAAGGCAAGCGATGAAACGAATGACATGGTTGGCGATCGCACCAACGATAATGTGCGTGTCAATGCCTCCGAATTGCAGGCGAAAGTTATCGGCGAGGGGGGGAATCTTGGCATGACCCAACGTGCGCGGGTTGAATATGCCAGTCATGGCGGAAGGATTAATACCGACGCCATCGACAATTCAGCCGGTGTTGATTGTTCCGACCATGAAGTCAATCTGAAAATTCTGATGCTGCAACCGACCGTGCATGCGCAGTTGGCCGACAGTGCCGAGCGTAACCGGGTGCTGGCCGACGTGACAGATATCGTTTGCGCCATGGTGTTGCGCAACAATTATCGTCAGAGCCTGTCGCTTTCGCTCGAACTGAAGCGATGCAGTGCCTATCCTGAGCGACATCTTGCCCTGGCCGAACGTTTGGACCGGGGCGGGGTGATGGATCGCAAGGGAGAGTCAATTCCGCCCGCCAAAGTTATCATGGCCCGTGACCGGCGGCGTTTCGAACGACCGGAACTCGCAATTCTGATGGCCTATGCAAAGATGCACCTTTTTCATACCCTGATTGACTCCGGCGTCCTTGATCAACCGGTGTATCGACCGATTCTGGACAGTTACTTTCCGGCACCGATTCAGCAACGCTTTGCCAACGAGTTTGCGCACCATCCCCTGTGTTGTGAGATTATTGCCACCGTGTTGACAAATAACATAATTGATCAGGCCGGAAGTTCGATCATTTTTGATCTGATGCGTGAAACCGATGCCAGCGCATTCGATGTTGCCGAGCGTTATTTGCTTTTTGATGCAGTGATTAACGGAGATGAATTGCGCGCCGCGATCTACGCCGGTGATTACCGGATGCCGGCGGAGCGTCAGCACGAAGTTCTGCTGCGTCTGGAACAACTTCTTTATGAACTCTGTCGCCGCACCCTGAATAACGGGGAGGTCTTGAATTTTTCGACCGCTGAAATCGAACGGCAGAGCACATTGCTGGCTGAATATGCCAAAAGTCTCGGTGGGGTCATCGCTGCGGATGATTGGGAAAATTACCGCGCCGAAGCTGAACGCCTGTGCACTGAAGGTTTTTCTGATGAAC
- a CDS encoding peptidylprolyl isomerase, producing MKTIISVNGKPILERDYANALNGFALNEQGKKFSALPPLVQQDLQQRVQENLVARELLFEEAMARGIVPTNEETDVEIDKIVSTFPSPDAFASFLADAGISPMEYFRMTRQDLAVHQLYDRLRNELPEATAEAIAEFYQEHRDALQTVPKVHVRHILIRIEDDNRAAAQAKIEALRIKAQTDDFAELASLHSHCPSTVNGGSLGFISSSDVDPDFAAVAFTLQPGVVSDIVATAFGLHLLKVEERQEPRPLTLDEATPKICRMMTELALAQRLHLLIAALKGQAKIENTHKSTG from the coding sequence GTGAAGACAATCATTTCAGTTAACGGTAAACCGATTCTGGAGCGTGATTATGCCAATGCGCTTAACGGATTCGCCCTGAATGAGCAGGGTAAAAAGTTCTCTGCGCTACCGCCGCTGGTGCAGCAAGATCTTCAGCAACGGGTTCAGGAGAATCTCGTTGCGCGAGAGCTGCTTTTTGAAGAAGCGATGGCGCGTGGTATCGTGCCGACCAACGAAGAAACTGACGTCGAGATTGACAAGATTGTCAGCACCTTTCCTTCGCCCGATGCGTTTGCCAGCTTTCTCGCCGATGCAGGGATCTCCCCGATGGAATATTTTCGCATGACCCGGCAGGATCTGGCGGTTCATCAGTTGTATGATCGACTGCGCAACGAACTGCCCGAAGCGACTGCCGAGGCCATCGCCGAGTTTTATCAGGAGCACCGTGATGCGCTGCAAACAGTACCCAAGGTGCATGTTCGTCACATTTTGATTCGCATCGAGGACGATAATCGCGCCGCCGCGCAAGCTAAAATTGAAGCGCTCAGAATAAAGGCGCAAACCGACGATTTTGCCGAGTTGGCATCGCTGCATTCGCACTGCCCAAGCACCGTCAATGGGGGCAGCCTCGGTTTTATTTCAAGTTCCGATGTCGATCCGGATTTCGCCGCTGTCGCCTTTACTCTGCAGCCTGGAGTGGTCAGTGACATCGTCGCGACTGCGTTCGGGCTCCATTTGCTGAAGGTTGAAGAGCGTCAGGAGCCACGACCATTGACCCTTGATGAAGCCACTCCGAAAATTTGCCGTATGATGACCGAACTGGCGTTAGCACAACGTCTGCACCTTTTAATCGCAGCGCTTAAAGGGCAGGCCAAAATCGAAAACACTCATAAATCAACCGGTTGA
- the rsmA gene encoding 16S rRNA (adenine(1518)-N(6)/adenine(1519)-N(6))-dimethyltransferase RsmA — protein sequence MSDYRHKKRFGQNFLRDQNIVRKIVTAALLTTADRALEIGPGLGALTDELLHAAGQVEVMEVDRDLLARLKERHDPRLLVHEGDALLLQWDQLLRNPPYVLVANLPYNISTPILFKIIEHRDVFKRLVLMFQKEVGDRIRASPGTKNYGVLSIFSQLHFSIEQVCSVAPTAFIPSPKVHSVVLAFTPLAKPRAHLTNAGLFRKVVRAAFNQRRKTLRNALRLLDIDAALLDSALMEVAIDPQRRGETLTLEEFAALSNAIAVQ from the coding sequence ATGTCCGATTACCGGCATAAAAAACGTTTTGGACAGAACTTTTTGCGCGACCAGAATATTGTGCGCAAAATAGTAACTGCAGCGCTCCTGACAACTGCGGATCGAGCACTGGAAATTGGTCCCGGTCTGGGCGCATTGACCGATGAGTTGCTGCACGCTGCCGGGCAGGTCGAGGTCATGGAGGTTGATCGCGACCTGCTTGCCCGGCTCAAGGAACGACATGACCCCCGGTTGCTGGTTCATGAAGGGGACGCTCTGTTACTTCAGTGGGATCAATTGCTGCGTAACCCGCCCTACGTGCTGGTTGCCAATCTGCCCTATAATATTTCAACCCCGATTCTTTTCAAAATTATCGAGCATCGTGATGTCTTCAAGCGTCTGGTGCTCATGTTTCAAAAGGAGGTTGGCGACCGTATCCGGGCGAGTCCCGGAACCAAGAATTACGGTGTGTTGTCGATCTTCAGTCAACTCCATTTTTCGATTGAGCAGGTTTGCTCCGTTGCGCCCACGGCGTTTATCCCGTCCCCTAAAGTTCATTCAGTCGTTCTGGCTTTTACTCCTCTGGCAAAACCGAGAGCCCATTTGACCAATGCGGGTCTGTTTCGTAAAGTAGTAAGGGCGGCGTTTAACCAGCGCCGCAAAACGCTGCGCAATGCCCTGCGTCTGCTCGATATCGACGCTGCCCTGCTCGACAGTGCCTTGATGGAAGTTGCCATCGATCCGCAGCGCAGGGGAGAGACCCTCACCCTCGAAGAGTTTGCTGCCCTGAGTAATGCAATTGCAGTACAGTGA
- a CDS encoding DUF2062 domain-containing protein: MWRRWSIIRQFKLNLLRFIRLHGTPNDIARGFALGIFIGMTPTFGLQMLIAIFFAMLLRENKLAAVLGVWITNPLTAPFIYAAEYETGRVLLGLNRVGMPQELSYHTLCQMGSDVILALALGSLLFASLSYVITYALTLRLLPLLKQARIPRWPRPRRRL, encoded by the coding sequence ATGTGGCGTCGGTGGTCCATTATTCGCCAGTTCAAACTGAATCTGTTGCGATTTATACGGTTGCACGGCACGCCGAATGATATCGCTCGCGGGTTTGCGCTCGGCATCTTTATCGGCATGACCCCCACCTTCGGTTTGCAGATGCTGATTGCGATTTTTTTTGCCATGCTGCTCCGTGAAAACAAGCTTGCTGCGGTTCTCGGCGTCTGGATCACCAACCCGCTGACCGCGCCTTTTATTTATGCCGCTGAATATGAAACAGGTCGTGTTTTGCTTGGTTTGAATCGTGTTGGAATGCCGCAGGAATTATCCTATCACACCCTGTGTCAGATGGGTTCTGATGTGATTCTTGCTCTTGCTCTTGGCAGTTTGCTCTTTGCCAGTCTTTCTTATGTGATCACCTATGCCTTGACCCTGCGGCTTTTGCCGTTACTTAAACAAGCCCGCATTCCCCGTTGGCCTCGTCCCCGGCGGCGTCTTTAA
- the tsaD gene encoding tRNA (adenosine(37)-N6)-threonylcarbamoyltransferase complex transferase subunit TsaD — MLTLALESSCDETAAAIVKDGREVMANIVASQIDLHSRFGGVVPELAARKHVEAINVVVAEALATANISLSEIEGIVVTRGPGLIGALLVGLSFAKALAVGRQLPLVGVHHIEGHILAPLLEGRVEFPFLALAVSGGHTHLYRVDGIGHYQILGRTLDDAAGEAFDKIAKLLGLGYPGGILIDQLAAQGNPAAIDFPRPILHRDNLDFSFSGMKTAVRLYVEKQGMPATNDQLADLAASFQAAVVEVLCHKSRRALHKTGLQRMVVVGGVACNSGLRDGMRQLAAELQVEIIFPAPQFCGDNAAMLAVAGDYYLENGQHSPLEINAVANWPLDRLNL; from the coding sequence ATGTTGACTCTTGCCCTGGAAAGCTCGTGCGATGAAACCGCTGCCGCGATCGTGAAAGACGGTCGCGAAGTTATGGCGAACATCGTTGCCTCGCAAATTGACCTCCACTCCCGTTTCGGCGGCGTTGTTCCGGAGTTGGCGGCACGTAAACATGTCGAAGCGATCAATGTGGTTGTCGCAGAGGCTCTGGCGACGGCAAATATTTCTTTGAGCGAGATTGAGGGGATCGTGGTAACGCGCGGCCCAGGGCTGATCGGGGCTTTGCTGGTGGGACTTTCATTCGCCAAAGCGTTGGCCGTTGGCCGTCAGCTTCCGTTGGTCGGTGTTCATCACATAGAGGGGCACATTCTGGCGCCGTTGCTCGAAGGACGGGTCGAATTCCCTTTTCTGGCACTTGCCGTGTCCGGGGGGCATACCCATCTTTACCGCGTCGACGGCATCGGTCATTACCAGATTCTTGGCCGTACTCTGGACGATGCAGCGGGAGAGGCTTTTGATAAAATCGCCAAACTTCTCGGGCTGGGGTATCCAGGGGGGATCCTGATCGATCAATTGGCGGCACAAGGCAACCCGGCAGCAATCGATTTTCCACGACCGATACTCCATCGGGATAATCTGGATTTCAGCTTCAGTGGCATGAAGACCGCAGTCAGGCTTTATGTCGAGAAACAAGGCATGCCTGCCACCAATGACCAACTGGCCGATCTTGCCGCCAGTTTTCAGGCCGCGGTGGTTGAAGTGCTGTGTCACAAATCCCGGCGTGCCTTGCATAAAACCGGTCTGCAGCGCATGGTTGTTGTCGGCGGGGTCGCGTGTAACAGTGGCTTGCGCGACGGGATGCGACAGTTGGCCGCCGAGCTTCAGGTGGAGATTATTTTTCCCGCGCCGCAGTTTTGCGGTGACAATGCCGCCATGCTGGCTGTCGCCGGTGATTATTACCTGGAAAACGGGCAGCACAGCCCGCTGGAAATTAACGCGGTCGCCAACTGGCCGCTCGATCGTTTAAATCTCTGA
- a CDS encoding PhoH family protein, with product MKNNKTYLLDTNVLLHDPMAIFRFEDNDLIIPITVIEEIDRFKKDLNEVGRNARHFSRLLDGLRASGPLVEGVTLESGGTLKVVLYREDFMTCLPYQMQDDHGDNRILAIAVALRDQSSGPFVLVTKDTNLRIKADAVGLLAEDYSSDKVSIEELYSGVTELLTDRAAVDLFYSQGFIDTEESFLPHQCVTLIDAANPSHTAIGRYQESMRRIVALIKMPKDGVWGITARNREQQFALDLLLNEDIQLVTLVGKAGTGKTLLAIAAGLQKVADDRRFNRLLVSRPIFPLGRDLGFLPGDVEEKLAPWMQPIFDNVELLLGSVEEDGRRKRGYRELVDMGILEIEPLTYIRGRSIPNQYMIVDEAQNLTPHEIKTIVTRAGEGTKIVLTGDPYQIDNPYVDSSSNGLAYVVEKFKNESISGHVTLEKGERSKLAETAANIL from the coding sequence ATGAAAAATAATAAAACCTACCTGTTGGACACCAATGTATTGCTTCACGATCCCATGGCAATTTTTCGCTTTGAAGATAACGATCTGATTATCCCGATTACGGTGATTGAGGAGATTGACCGTTTCAAAAAAGACCTTAATGAGGTTGGTCGCAATGCTCGCCACTTTTCGCGCCTCCTTGATGGATTAAGGGCCAGCGGTCCTCTGGTTGAGGGGGTGACGCTGGAAAGCGGTGGGACACTGAAGGTTGTTCTTTACCGCGAGGATTTCATGACCTGCCTGCCATATCAGATGCAGGATGATCATGGTGACAACCGTATTCTGGCCATCGCTGTCGCGCTGCGTGATCAAAGTAGCGGTCCCTTTGTACTGGTGACCAAAGACACCAATTTGCGCATCAAGGCCGACGCTGTCGGTTTGCTTGCAGAAGATTATTCCTCCGACAAAGTCTCGATTGAAGAACTTTATTCGGGGGTCACCGAGCTGTTGACTGATCGGGCTGCGGTCGATCTCTTTTACTCGCAAGGTTTTATCGACACCGAAGAGTCATTCCTGCCACACCAATGTGTCACCCTGATAGACGCTGCGAATCCCTCCCATACCGCGATCGGTCGTTATCAGGAAAGTATGCGGCGGATCGTCGCGCTGATAAAAATGCCGAAAGACGGGGTGTGGGGGATTACCGCGCGCAACCGGGAACAACAATTTGCGCTCGATCTGCTGTTGAACGAGGATATCCAGCTGGTGACGCTGGTCGGCAAGGCCGGGACGGGGAAGACGTTACTCGCCATCGCCGCCGGTTTGCAGAAGGTTGCAGACGACCGGCGTTTCAATCGGCTGCTCGTTTCGCGACCGATCTTTCCGTTGGGGCGCGATCTCGGCTTTTTGCCGGGAGATGTCGAAGAAAAATTGGCGCCGTGGATGCAGCCGATCTTTGATAATGTTGAATTACTCCTGGGATCAGTTGAAGAGGACGGGCGGCGCAAGCGGGGCTATCGCGAACTGGTCGATATGGGGATTCTTGAAATAGAACCGTTGACCTATATTCGCGGCCGGTCGATTCCAAATCAGTACATGATCGTTGACGAAGCACAGAACCTGACCCCCCATGAGATCAAAACGATCGTTACCCGGGCCGGGGAGGGCACTAAGATTGTTTTAACGGGGGATCCCTACCAGATCGATAACCCGTATGTCGATTCATCAAGTAACGGTCTTGCCTACGTCGTTGAAAAATTCAAGAATGAGTCAATTTCCGGGCATGTGACGCTGGAAAAAGGTGAGCGGTCAAAACTTGCCGAAACCGCCGCAAATATCCTTTAA
- a CDS encoding aminotransferase class V-fold PLP-dependent enzyme produces MPIYLDNSATSHPKPETVYRAADHALREIGANPGRGGHRLALDAARLVYNVRESVANFFAVADPSRIIFTANATEAINLALFGLLVPGDRVVTTTMEHNAMVRPLAQLEMRGIEVVKVQADQQGYVEPDAIFAACAKPTRLVALSHCSNVSGTVQSIEKIGPWCRENGVTFLVDAAQSAGLIAIDVEQMAIDLLAVPGHKSLLGPPGTGFLYIHPDLQLQPLLFGGTGSNSTSRFPADTLPERFEVGTMNVAGIAGLGAAIEFLQQETLQKIFAHEHALMTSLRGTLSAIDRVSLYAPLSARHVGPLSFNIDGLDPAEVGFLLEKDHEICVRVGLHCAPEAHRSLGTFPQGTVRVSPGYFTTRNEIDILIEAIKSLAGNKQ; encoded by the coding sequence ATGCCAATTTATCTTGACAATTCAGCGACTTCGCACCCAAAACCTGAGACTGTTTACAGGGCTGCGGATCATGCTCTGAGAGAAATCGGAGCCAACCCCGGTCGAGGTGGGCATCGTCTCGCCCTTGACGCGGCGCGACTTGTTTATAATGTTCGTGAATCTGTCGCGAATTTTTTTGCCGTTGCCGACCCTTCACGGATCATCTTTACTGCGAATGCGACCGAGGCGATCAATCTCGCGCTCTTTGGTTTGCTCGTGCCCGGTGATCGGGTGGTTACGACCACTATGGAACACAACGCCATGGTGCGTCCGCTGGCGCAACTGGAGATGCGGGGTATTGAAGTCGTCAAGGTGCAGGCCGATCAGCAGGGGTATGTCGAACCAGACGCCATCTTTGCCGCCTGTGCAAAGCCGACCCGGTTGGTAGCGCTCAGTCACTGCTCCAACGTCAGTGGCACCGTTCAGTCGATCGAAAAGATTGGTCCCTGGTGCCGGGAAAACGGGGTGACTTTTCTGGTCGATGCAGCGCAAAGTGCGGGTTTGATCGCGATTGATGTCGAGCAGATGGCGATTGACTTGTTGGCGGTTCCTGGACATAAATCTTTGCTGGGACCACCAGGAACCGGTTTTCTCTATATTCACCCCGATCTGCAACTTCAACCGCTGTTGTTTGGTGGTACCGGCAGCAACTCGACAAGCAGATTCCCCGCGGACACGTTGCCGGAACGGTTTGAAGTTGGAACGATGAACGTTGCGGGGATTGCCGGACTGGGTGCAGCGATTGAATTTCTGCAGCAGGAAACGCTGCAAAAAATCTTTGCGCATGAGCATGCATTGATGACATCACTGCGGGGCACGCTGTCAGCCATTGACCGAGTCTCCCTTTATGCACCGTTATCTGCCCGGCACGTCGGACCATTGTCTTTCAATATCGACGGTCTCGATCCGGCGGAAGTCGGGTTTTTACTTGAGAAAGACCATGAAATTTGTGTCCGGGTCGGGTTGCACTGCGCCCCTGAAGCGCATCGTTCGCTAGGCACCTTCCCCCAGGGTACGGTGCGCGTCAGCCCAGGTTATTTCACGACCCGAAACGAGATCGATATTCTGATCGAGGCGATAAAGTCTCTCGCCGGAAACAAACAATAA